One Jannaschia sp. GRR-S6-38 genomic window carries:
- the era gene encoding GTPase Era encodes MNDQTTRAGFVALIGEPNAGKSTLLNRMVGAKVSIVTHKVQTTRARIRGVAMEGASQLVFVDTPGLFRPRRKLDRAMVAAAWTGAADADVIVLLIEAHRGLTEGVEAILAGLEERGTAGRPVLLAINKIDRVEAPKLLALTQKMNERYAFDGTFLISAEKGHGVQDLRADLAGRMPEGPWLYPEDQIADLPLRMIAAEITREKLTLRLHQELPYQLTVETEGWEERPDGSVRIDQVIYVIRDGHKGIVLGKKGETTKAVGQAARAELEEFLGHRVHLFLQVRVRPGWLEERERFDAMGLDFSDGAG; translated from the coding sequence ATGAATGATCAGACCACCCGCGCGGGCTTCGTGGCCCTGATCGGCGAGCCCAACGCGGGCAAGTCGACCCTTCTCAATCGCATGGTCGGGGCCAAGGTCTCGATCGTGACCCACAAGGTGCAGACAACGCGCGCCCGGATCCGCGGCGTCGCGATGGAGGGCGCGTCGCAGCTCGTCTTCGTCGACACGCCCGGCCTGTTCCGCCCGCGCCGCAAGCTCGACCGCGCCATGGTCGCCGCCGCCTGGACCGGCGCGGCGGATGCCGATGTCATCGTCCTGCTGATCGAGGCGCATCGCGGCCTGACCGAAGGCGTCGAGGCGATCCTCGCCGGGCTGGAGGAGCGCGGCACGGCCGGCCGGCCGGTCCTGCTCGCCATCAACAAGATCGACCGCGTCGAGGCGCCCAAGCTGCTGGCGCTGACCCAGAAGATGAACGAGCGCTATGCCTTCGACGGCACCTTCCTGATCTCGGCCGAGAAGGGGCATGGCGTGCAGGACCTGCGCGCCGATCTCGCCGGGCGGATGCCCGAGGGCCCCTGGCTCTATCCCGAGGACCAGATCGCCGACCTGCCGCTGCGGATGATCGCTGCCGAGATCACGCGCGAGAAGCTGACGCTGCGCCTGCATCAGGAGCTGCCTTACCAGCTCACCGTCGAGACCGAGGGCTGGGAGGAGCGGCCCGACGGCTCGGTGCGCATCGACCAGGTGATCTACGTCATCCGCGACGGCCACAAGGGCATCGTGCTGGGCAAGAAGGGCGAGACCACAAAGGCGGTGGGGCAGGCGGCCCGTGCCGAGCTCGAGGAATTCCTCGGCCACCGCGTCCATCTCTTCCTGCAGGTCCGCGTCCGCCCCGGCTGGCTGGAGGAGCGCGAGCGCTTCGACGCGATGGGGCTCGACTTCTCGGACGGCGCGGGATGA
- a CDS encoding LysE family translocator: MTAVDSLLLGLATFAVVCASPGPAILTVVQTAMARGLRPALMLALGLSLALGVWGLLAAAGFGVVLAAAPSALLLLKILGGGYLLWLAFASGRAAASDEPVRARAAAGFRAGLVLNLSNPKAVFAWTATIAVGTPAAAPGLAWLLVPLATILAVAINGGYALVFSRRAMRRAYDRTRRWIDGMAAALFGLAGLALIRDGLIGAVRRA, translated from the coding sequence ATGACGGCGGTCGATAGTCTTCTGCTGGGTCTCGCCACCTTCGCGGTGGTCTGCGCCTCGCCCGGCCCCGCGATCCTGACCGTCGTCCAGACGGCGATGGCCCGCGGGCTGCGCCCCGCGCTGATGCTGGCGCTCGGCCTGTCGCTGGCGCTGGGGGTCTGGGGGCTGCTCGCCGCGGCGGGCTTCGGCGTGGTGCTGGCCGCCGCGCCTTCGGCCCTTCTCCTGCTCAAGATCCTCGGCGGCGGCTATCTGCTGTGGCTCGCCTTCGCCTCCGGCCGCGCCGCCGCGTCCGACGAACCGGTCCGGGCGCGGGCCGCGGCGGGCTTCCGGGCGGGGCTCGTCCTCAACCTGTCGAACCCGAAGGCGGTCTTCGCATGGACGGCCACGATCGCGGTCGGCACGCCGGCCGCCGCGCCGGGCCTGGCCTGGCTGCTGGTGCCCCTCGCCACGATCCTGGCCGTGGCCATCAACGGAGGGTACGCGCTGGTCTTCTCGCGCCGGGCGATGCGCCGCGCCTATGACCGCACCCGCCGCTGGATCGACGGAATGGCCGCGGCCCTGTTCGGCCTCGCGGGTCTCGCGCTGATCCGGGACGGCCTGATCGGGGCGGTCCGGCGCGCATGA
- a CDS encoding DUF2062 domain-containing protein, translating into MFKRRDRLPVWQTVAHALWPRGGWKRAAVYVKHRVRRLPDTPRKISRGIMVGVFTTFTPLYGLHFVLAALLAWIVRGNVMAALLGTFFGNPLTYVPIAVVSLNLGHWMLGTRARGEIDENIFGKFYGAGQDLFWNGWYWLRGVPVDWTATRVFYETVFLPWTVGGLIPGLFTGIAAYTISLPLIEAYQRRRRGLLKKKLDEIRRKAAQRAAEKKSKGGANG; encoded by the coding sequence GTGTTCAAGCGTCGCGACAGGTTGCCCGTCTGGCAGACGGTGGCTCATGCGCTCTGGCCGCGGGGCGGCTGGAAGCGGGCGGCCGTCTACGTCAAGCACCGCGTGCGCCGGCTGCCCGACACGCCGCGCAAGATCAGCCGTGGCATCATGGTCGGCGTCTTCACCACCTTCACGCCGCTCTACGGGCTGCATTTCGTGCTGGCCGCGCTCCTGGCCTGGATCGTGCGCGGCAATGTCATGGCCGCGTTGCTGGGCACCTTCTTTGGCAACCCGCTGACCTATGTGCCGATCGCGGTCGTCTCGCTGAATCTCGGCCACTGGATGCTGGGGACGCGGGCGCGCGGCGAGATCGACGAGAACATCTTCGGCAAGTTCTACGGCGCGGGCCAGGACCTGTTCTGGAACGGCTGGTACTGGCTGCGCGGCGTGCCCGTCGACTGGACCGCGACCCGCGTCTTCTACGAGACGGTGTTCCTGCCCTGGACCGTCGGCGGGCTGATCCCCGGCCTGTTCACCGGCATCGCCGCCTACACAATCAGCCTTCCGCTGATCGAGGCCTACCAGCGCCGCCGCCGCGGGCTATTGAAGAAGAAGCTGGACGAAATCCGGCGCAAGGCCGCGCAGCGCGCCGCCGAGAAGAAATCGAAAGGGGGAGCCAATGGATAG
- the recO gene encoding DNA repair protein RecO, translated as MEWRDQGIVLAARPHGETAVILELFTREHGRHLGVVHGGVSRKKAPALQPGNQLDAVWRARLESHMGTWTVEPLVSRAATILSDPLRLAALSATCALCAFILPEREALPDFQERTESLCDAIASGEGWLRDYVFWEMSLLEIGGFRLDLSVCAAGGGANDLAFISPRTGRAVSRAGAGEWADRLLVLPELMLGGMATLDGVLAALEVTGHFLEKRLAPSLGERPLPPARGRLLAALKREA; from the coding sequence ATGGAGTGGCGCGATCAGGGCATCGTCCTGGCCGCCCGCCCGCATGGCGAGACCGCCGTGATCCTCGAGCTGTTCACCCGCGAACACGGCCGCCACCTGGGCGTCGTCCATGGTGGCGTCTCGCGCAAGAAGGCCCCCGCGCTGCAGCCCGGCAACCAGCTCGACGCGGTCTGGCGCGCGCGGCTGGAAAGCCACATGGGCACCTGGACGGTCGAGCCGCTGGTCAGCCGGGCCGCGACGATCCTCTCCGACCCGCTGCGGCTCGCGGCGCTCAGCGCCACCTGCGCGCTCTGCGCCTTCATCCTGCCCGAACGCGAGGCGCTGCCCGATTTCCAGGAACGCACCGAGTCGCTTTGCGACGCGATCGCCTCGGGCGAGGGCTGGCTGCGCGACTACGTCTTCTGGGAGATGTCGCTTCTGGAGATCGGCGGCTTCCGCCTCGATCTCTCGGTCTGCGCCGCCGGGGGCGGGGCGAATGACCTGGCCTTCATCAGCCCGCGCACGGGCCGCGCCGTCAGCCGCGCGGGGGCGGGCGAATGGGCCGACCGGCTCCTGGTGCTGCCGGAGCTGATGCTGGGCGGGATGGCGACGCTGGACGGTGTGCTCGCCGCGCTCGAGGTGACGGGCCATTTCCTCGAGAAACGGCTCGCGCCCTCGCTGGGCGAGCGGCCGCTTCCGCCCGCGCGCGGGCGCCTGCTGGCCGCGCTGAAGCGCGAGGCTTAG
- a CDS encoding acyl-CoA dehydrogenase family protein, whose product MPHDGQTMPLDAPASGPVLADLLALTGPAADALDALAARARETVGARVMRDGRLDAAALEAEQAATHGLAWLTTYAQALRQMQAWAERLEAEGGFGEAERLLHQIAFGEYFAQVAGGIPMSQGEIIRPADMGLSRADMDGFATPAVTALIADANSQAARDRLVALLRDATANATFGATGLDDELEMIRDQFRRWSTEKVAPHAHEWHLKDELIPMEIIAEMAEMGVFGLTIPEEYGGLGLPKAAMCVVSEELSRGYIGVGSLGTRSEIAAELILCGGTPEQKDKWLPRLASGETLPTAVFTEPNTGSDLGSLRTKAVRDGEDWVLNGNKTWITHAARTHMMTVLARSVPGTDDYRGLSMFLAEKTPGTDAAPWQDPGISGGEIEVLGYRGMKEYTVNFDDFRVKGENLLGGAEGQGFKQLMQTFESARIQTAARAIGVAQAALDAALAYAETRNQFGKPLVAFPRVANKLAMMAVEIMVTRQLTYYSAAEKDAERRCDVQAGMAKLLGARTAWAAADNGLQIHGGNGFALEYPISRLLCDARILNIFEGAAEIQAQVIARRLLA is encoded by the coding sequence ATGCCCCATGACGGTCAGACCATGCCCCTCGACGCGCCCGCCTCCGGCCCGGTCCTCGCCGACCTGCTGGCCCTGACCGGCCCGGCCGCCGATGCGCTCGACGCGCTTGCCGCGCGGGCGCGCGAGACGGTGGGCGCGCGGGTGATGCGGGACGGGCGTCTCGACGCCGCGGCGCTCGAAGCCGAGCAGGCCGCGACCCACGGACTGGCTTGGCTCACAACGTACGCGCAGGCCTTGCGCCAGATGCAGGCCTGGGCCGAGCGGCTGGAGGCCGAGGGCGGTTTCGGCGAGGCCGAGCGGCTGCTGCACCAGATCGCCTTCGGCGAATATTTCGCGCAGGTCGCGGGCGGCATCCCGATGAGCCAGGGCGAGATCATCCGCCCCGCCGATATGGGCCTGTCGCGCGCCGACATGGACGGCTTCGCCACGCCGGCCGTGACCGCGCTGATCGCGGACGCCAACAGCCAGGCCGCGCGCGACCGCCTCGTCGCGCTGCTGCGCGATGCGACCGCCAACGCGACCTTCGGCGCGACGGGGCTCGACGACGAGCTGGAGATGATCCGCGACCAGTTCCGCCGCTGGTCGACCGAGAAGGTCGCGCCGCATGCGCATGAATGGCATCTCAAGGACGAGCTGATCCCGATGGAGATCATCGCCGAGATGGCCGAGATGGGCGTCTTCGGCCTGACCATCCCCGAGGAATACGGCGGGCTGGGCCTGCCCAAGGCCGCGATGTGCGTCGTCTCGGAGGAGTTGTCGCGCGGCTATATCGGCGTGGGCTCGCTCGGCACCCGGTCCGAGATCGCGGCCGAGCTGATCCTCTGCGGCGGCACGCCCGAGCAGAAGGACAAGTGGCTGCCCCGCCTCGCCTCGGGCGAGACGCTGCCCACCGCCGTCTTCACCGAGCCCAATACCGGCTCCGACCTCGGGTCGCTGCGCACCAAGGCGGTGCGCGACGGCGAGGACTGGGTGCTGAACGGCAACAAGACCTGGATCACCCATGCCGCGCGGACCCACATGATGACCGTACTGGCGCGCAGCGTGCCCGGCACCGACGATTACCGCGGGCTGAGCATGTTCCTGGCCGAGAAGACGCCCGGCACCGATGCGGCGCCCTGGCAGGATCCGGGCATCTCGGGCGGCGAGATCGAGGTTCTCGGCTACCGGGGCATGAAGGAATATACGGTCAATTTCGACGATTTCCGCGTCAAGGGCGAGAACCTCTTGGGCGGGGCCGAGGGCCAGGGCTTCAAGCAGCTGATGCAGACCTTCGAGAGCGCTCGCATCCAGACCGCCGCCCGCGCGATCGGCGTGGCGCAGGCGGCGCTCGACGCGGCCCTCGCCTATGCCGAGACGCGCAACCAGTTCGGCAAGCCGCTCGTCGCCTTCCCGCGCGTGGCCAACAAGCTCGCCATGATGGCGGTCGAGATCATGGTGACGCGGCAGCTGACCTATTACTCCGCCGCCGAGAAGGATGCCGAGCGCCGCTGCGACGTCCAGGCCGGGATGGCCAAGCTGCTGGGCGCGCGCACCGCCTGGGCCGCGGCCGATAACGGGCTGCAGATCCATGGCGGCAACGGCTTCGCGCTGGAATACCCGATCAGCCGCCTGCTCTGCGACGCCCGCATCCTCAACATCTTCGAGGGCGCAGCCGAGATCCAGGCACAAGTCATCGCGCGCCGCTTGCTGGCCTGA
- a CDS encoding sulfite exporter TauE/SafE family protein — METLTPFLWTAAVAIAFGAGLIKGSIGFALPLVMVSGLSTFLDPRLALAGLILPVLMTNGMQILRAGAGPAIAATRLHWRYVLMVVLAILIAAQAVTAIPRQVFYFVLGIPVVLLSVVQLAGWVLTIPPARRIAAEWGVGAVSGVLGGLVGTWGPTTVLYLMAIETPKDRQMVVQGVIYGIGSVALLVAHLASGLLNERTVWFSAAMLVPAVIGMALGQQISDRMDQARFRKLTLVVLVIAGFNLIRKGVAGI, encoded by the coding sequence ATGGAGACGCTTACCCCCTTCCTGTGGACCGCCGCGGTCGCGATCGCCTTCGGGGCGGGGCTGATAAAGGGCTCCATCGGATTCGCGCTGCCGCTGGTGATGGTCTCGGGGCTGTCGACCTTCCTCGATCCGCGGCTCGCGCTGGCGGGCTTGATCCTGCCCGTGCTGATGACCAACGGGATGCAGATCCTGCGCGCCGGCGCCGGGCCCGCCATCGCCGCGACGCGGCTGCATTGGCGCTACGTGCTGATGGTGGTCCTCGCGATCCTGATCGCGGCGCAGGCCGTCACCGCGATCCCGCGACAGGTCTTCTATTTCGTCCTCGGCATCCCGGTCGTGCTGCTATCGGTGGTGCAATTGGCCGGCTGGGTCCTGACGATCCCGCCCGCGCGGCGCATCGCCGCCGAATGGGGGGTGGGCGCGGTCTCGGGCGTGCTGGGCGGGCTGGTGGGCACCTGGGGGCCGACGACGGTGCTCTACCTGATGGCGATCGAGACGCCCAAGGACCGCCAGATGGTGGTGCAGGGCGTCATCTACGGCATCGGCTCGGTCGCGCTCCTGGTGGCGCATCTGGCCTCGGGCCTGCTCAACGAGCGGACGGTCTGGTTCTCGGCGGCGATGCTGGTGCCGGCGGTGATCGGCATGGCGCTGGGCCAGCAGATCTCGGACCGCATGGACCAGGCGCGGTTTCGCAAGCTGACGCTGGTGGTGCTGGTGATCGCCGGGTTCAACCTGATCCGCAAAGGCGTCGCGGGCATCTGA
- a CDS encoding pyridoxine 5'-phosphate synthase, protein MDRLRLGVNIDHVATIRNARGGDNPDPVRAALLAQSAGADGITAHLREDRRHVRDADMKAIAEAIDIPLNFEMAATEEMQRIALATKPHAVCLVPERREERTTEGGLEVAGDADRLTAYIAPFTEAGARVSLFVAPDPRQIEASARVGAAVIELHTGAYCDAVAEGRTEEAAAELERLTAAAAQAHDLGLEVHAGHGLAYDNVTPIAAIPQVVELNIGHFLIGEAVFRGLPAALAEMRRLMDLARGA, encoded by the coding sequence ATGGATAGGCTCAGGCTTGGCGTGAACATCGACCACGTCGCGACGATCCGCAACGCGCGGGGCGGCGACAATCCCGACCCGGTGCGCGCCGCGCTTCTCGCGCAGTCCGCCGGGGCCGACGGCATCACCGCGCATCTGCGCGAGGACCGCCGCCACGTGCGCGACGCCGACATGAAGGCCATCGCCGAAGCCATCGACATCCCGCTCAATTTCGAGATGGCCGCCACCGAGGAGATGCAGCGGATCGCGCTCGCGACGAAGCCGCATGCCGTCTGCCTGGTCCCCGAGCGGCGCGAGGAGCGCACGACCGAGGGCGGGTTGGAGGTCGCGGGCGACGCCGACCGCCTGACCGCCTACATCGCGCCCTTCACCGAGGCCGGCGCGCGCGTCTCGCTCTTCGTCGCGCCGGATCCGCGCCAGATCGAGGCGTCGGCCCGCGTCGGGGCCGCGGTGATCGAGCTGCATACCGGCGCCTATTGCGACGCCGTGGCCGAGGGTCGGACCGAGGAGGCCGCGGCCGAGCTGGAGCGCCTGACCGCCGCCGCGGCGCAGGCGCATGATCTGGGGCTGGAGGTCCATGCCGGGCACGGTCTGGCCTATGACAACGTGACGCCTATCGCCGCGATCCCGCAGGTCGTCGAGCTGAATATCGGCCATTTCCTGATCGGCGAGGCGGTGTTCCGCGGCCTGCCCGCCGCGCTGGCCGAGATGCGCCGCCTGATGGATCTCGCGCGGGGGGCCTAG
- a CDS encoding DUF1491 family protein yields the protein MTRLTASFWVAAYRKRLEMQGIPCFVVRHGDDGSGAVLVKLNTLDGQATVFQRSFDLMTGERAWIVLVEGPEGECDAACARQSGFDPDIWVLEVEDRAGRHLLDGDGLG from the coding sequence GTGACGCGCCTGACCGCGTCCTTCTGGGTGGCCGCCTATCGCAAGCGGCTCGAGATGCAGGGCATCCCCTGCTTCGTCGTGCGCCACGGCGATGACGGCTCGGGCGCGGTGCTGGTCAAGCTCAACACGCTCGACGGGCAGGCGACGGTCTTCCAACGCAGCTTCGACCTGATGACCGGCGAGCGCGCCTGGATCGTGCTGGTCGAGGGACCGGAGGGCGAGTGCGACGCGGCCTGCGCGCGGCAGTCGGGCTTCGATCCCGATATCTGGGTGCTGGAGGTCGAGGATCGCGCCGGGCGCCACCTGCTCGACGGGGACGGGCTGGGCTGA
- the acpS gene encoding holo-ACP synthase encodes MIIGIGTDLANIDRIQGVLDRFGDRFRNRVFTEAEQRKAERRRDVAGTYAKRWAAKEACSKALGTGLRMGIAWKDMHVTNLRTGQPIMHVTGWAAERLERMTPDGHEALIHVSLTDDHPWAQAYVVIEARPRA; translated from the coding sequence ATGATCATCGGCATCGGCACCGACCTCGCCAATATCGACCGGATCCAGGGCGTCCTCGACCGGTTCGGCGACCGATTCCGCAACCGCGTCTTCACCGAGGCCGAGCAGCGCAAGGCCGAGCGGCGCCGCGACGTCGCGGGCACCTATGCCAAGCGCTGGGCCGCGAAGGAGGCTTGCTCGAAGGCGCTGGGCACCGGGCTGCGCATGGGCATCGCCTGGAAGGACATGCACGTCACGAACCTTCGGACCGGCCAGCCGATCATGCATGTCACCGGCTGGGCGGCCGAGCGGCTGGAGCGGATGACCCCCGACGGCCACGAGGCGCTGATCCATGTCTCGCTCACCGACGATCACCCCTGGGCACAGGCCTATGTCGTGATCGAGGCGCGGCCCCGCGCCTGA
- the lepB gene encoding signal peptidase I → MAEKKEGILETVKTIVWALVIAGLFRTLFFQPFWIPSGSMKDTLLIGDFLFVNKMAYGYSRHSCPFSICPISGRIFGSEPQRGDVIVFRHPVNGTDFIKRLVALPGDTVQMKAGILHLNGAPVPTEPMPPFIEIKEPQGPQRLTPRCSNEPVGLGGECIKERFLETLPGSDGPHHVLDIARTQTDDTPLFTVPEGEYFFMGDNRDNSRDSRVPRSVGGVGFVPYENLIGRADRVIFSSAGSRMLFFWTWRLDRFFEEIV, encoded by the coding sequence ATGGCGGAGAAGAAGGAAGGCATCCTCGAGACGGTGAAGACCATCGTCTGGGCGCTGGTCATCGCGGGTCTGTTCCGCACGCTGTTCTTCCAGCCGTTCTGGATCCCCTCGGGCTCGATGAAGGACACGCTGCTGATCGGCGACTTCCTCTTCGTCAACAAGATGGCCTACGGCTATTCGCGCCATTCCTGCCCGTTCTCGATCTGCCCGATCTCGGGCCGCATCTTCGGCTCCGAGCCGCAGCGCGGCGACGTGATCGTGTTCCGCCATCCGGTCAACGGCACCGATTTCATCAAGCGGCTGGTCGCGCTGCCCGGCGACACGGTGCAGATGAAGGCGGGCATCCTGCATCTCAACGGCGCGCCCGTGCCGACCGAACCCATGCCGCCCTTCATCGAGATCAAGGAGCCGCAGGGCCCGCAGCGCCTGACGCCGCGCTGCTCCAACGAGCCGGTGGGCCTTGGCGGCGAATGCATCAAGGAGCGGTTTCTCGAGACGCTGCCCGGCTCGGACGGGCCGCACCACGTGCTCGACATCGCCCGCACCCAGACCGACGACACGCCGCTCTTCACCGTGCCCGAGGGCGAGTATTTCTTCATGGGCGACAACCGCGACAATTCCCGCGACAGCCGCGTGCCGCGCTCGGTCGGCGGCGTGGGCTTCGTGCCCTATGAGAACCTCATCGGCCGCGCGGACCGCGTCATCTTCTCCTCCGCCGGGTCGCGGATGCTGTTCTTCTGGACCTGGCGCCTCGACCGCTTCTTCGAGGAGATCGTTTGA
- a CDS encoding NAD-dependent epimerase/dehydratase family protein, with amino-acid sequence MKVLLTGITGFLARRIAHDLLAAGHHVRGSLRDRGKGEAVRALMPEAAAHRLEFVELDLTKDDGWNEAAQGTDAVIHTASPFPIMQTPADPQTIIRPAVEGTERALRAAKAAGVARVILTSSVVAVENGPRPEDDRPRDERDWSSADHPNANAYVRSKTEAERAAWAFAEAEGLLLTTICPGLVMGPPLGDEAGTSLGIIARILSGKDPMVPPVAFEIVDVRDVSRAHVVALETPATAGRRFLLVAGKMWFADIARIVAAEAPHRGISTRTAPRLLVRALAMMDPALRGLVPVLGRNEPISGEKARIELGIDYIPPDDAVRAAARAMIALDA; translated from the coding sequence ATGAAGGTTCTGCTGACGGGCATCACCGGCTTCCTTGCGCGCCGCATCGCCCATGACTTGCTGGCCGCGGGCCACCATGTGCGCGGCTCGCTGCGCGACCGTGGCAAGGGCGAGGCCGTGCGCGCGCTGATGCCCGAGGCCGCGGCGCATCGGCTGGAATTCGTCGAGCTCGACCTGACGAAGGATGACGGCTGGAACGAGGCGGCGCAGGGCACGGATGCCGTGATCCACACCGCCTCGCCCTTCCCGATCATGCAGACCCCGGCCGATCCCCAGACCATCATCCGCCCGGCGGTCGAGGGCACCGAGCGCGCGCTGCGCGCCGCCAAGGCGGCCGGGGTGGCGCGGGTGATCCTGACCTCTTCGGTCGTCGCGGTCGAGAACGGGCCCCGCCCCGAGGACGACCGCCCCCGCGACGAGCGCGACTGGTCGAGTGCCGATCACCCGAACGCCAATGCCTATGTCCGCTCGAAGACCGAGGCCGAGCGCGCCGCCTGGGCCTTCGCCGAGGCCGAGGGCCTGCTGCTGACGACCATCTGCCCGGGCCTCGTGATGGGCCCGCCGCTGGGCGACGAGGCGGGGACCTCGCTGGGCATCATCGCCCGCATCCTGTCGGGCAAGGACCCGATGGTGCCGCCGGTGGCCTTCGAGATCGTGGATGTCCGCGACGTGTCGCGGGCCCATGTCGTCGCGCTGGAGACGCCGGCGACGGCGGGCCGGCGCTTCCTGCTGGTGGCGGGCAAGATGTGGTTCGCCGACATCGCCCGCATCGTCGCCGCCGAGGCGCCTCATCGCGGCATCTCCACGCGGACGGCGCCGCGGCTCTTGGTCCGCGCGCTCGCGATGATGGACCCGGCGCTGCGCGGCCTCGTGCCGGTGCTCGGCCGCAACGAGCCGATCTCGGGCGAGAAGGCCCGGATCGAGCTGGGCATCGACTACATCCCGCCCGACGACGCAGTGCGCGCCGCCGCCCGCGCCATGATCGCCCTCGACGCGTGA
- a CDS encoding META domain-containing protein, translating to MRALALLLLLAACRGDETISGYSDRATVWRLTELDGAPFAAPATLRFPEPSLALGAGPCNVFRAAQSAPYPWLEIGPVAATRRACPALEAETRYFAALEAMTLAEASDRVLILSDAAGREMVFVAEPQEN from the coding sequence GTGAGGGCGCTCGCGCTCCTGCTGCTGCTCGCCGCCTGCCGGGGCGACGAGACGATCTCGGGCTATTCCGACCGCGCCACGGTCTGGCGGCTGACCGAACTGGACGGCGCGCCCTTCGCCGCGCCCGCGACCCTGCGCTTCCCCGAGCCGAGTCTCGCGCTGGGCGCGGGGCCCTGCAACGTCTTCCGCGCCGCGCAATCGGCCCCCTACCCCTGGCTGGAGATCGGCCCCGTCGCCGCCACGCGCCGCGCCTGCCCCGCGCTCGAGGCCGAGACGCGCTACTTCGCGGCGCTGGAGGCGATGACGCTGGCGGAGGCGAGCGACCGGGTGCTGATCCTGTCGGACGCGGCGGGGCGCGAGATGGTCTTTGTGGCCGAGCCTCAGGAAAACTAA
- the rnc gene encoding ribonuclease III: MKLSRELDAFQDRIGHRFARPDLLVRAMTHASIASDTRPDNQRLEFLGDRVLGLVMAEALMGSDKEAAEGQLAPRFNALVRKETCAEVAREIDLGAVLKLGKSEQVTGGRRKMALLGDAMEALIAAVYRDAGLDAARAMVLRLWGDRVARVESDARDPKTALQEWAQARGMKPPVYAVADRSGPDHAPVFRIRAELADGRGAEGEAPSKRAAEQAAASALLAELDG, translated from the coding sequence TTGAAGCTGTCGCGCGAACTCGACGCCTTCCAGGACCGGATCGGGCATCGCTTCGCCCGCCCGGACCTGCTGGTCCGCGCCATGACCCACGCCTCGATCGCCTCGGACACCCGGCCCGACAACCAGCGGCTGGAATTCCTGGGCGACCGCGTTCTGGGCCTCGTCATGGCCGAGGCGCTGATGGGCTCGGACAAGGAAGCCGCCGAGGGCCAGCTCGCCCCGCGCTTCAACGCGCTCGTCCGCAAGGAGACCTGCGCCGAGGTCGCGCGCGAGATCGACCTCGGGGCGGTGCTCAAGCTGGGCAAGTCCGAGCAGGTGACCGGCGGCCGCCGCAAGATGGCGCTTCTGGGCGACGCGATGGAGGCGCTGATCGCCGCCGTCTACCGCGATGCCGGCCTCGACGCGGCGCGCGCCATGGTGCTGCGGCTCTGGGGCGACCGGGTCGCGCGGGTCGAGAGCGATGCCCGCGACCCCAAGACCGCGCTCCAGGAATGGGCGCAGGCGCGCGGCATGAAGCCGCCGGTCTACGCCGTGGCCGATCGCTCCGGCCCTGACCACGCCCCGGTCTTCCGGATCCGGGCGGAACTGGCCGACGGGCGGGGCGCGGAGGGCGAGGCGCCCTCCAAGCGCGCCGCCGAACAGGCCGCCGCGAGCGCGCTGCTGGCGGAACTGGACGGCTGA